The Trichosurus vulpecula isolate mTriVul1 chromosome 3, mTriVul1.pri, whole genome shotgun sequence genome includes a window with the following:
- the DOK2 gene encoding docking protein 2, with protein MGEVIIKQGFLYFQQQQTFGKKWRRFWAVLYGESSCSLARLELQEGPEKPRRGEAARRVIRLSDCLRAAEAGGEAGSPKDTSPFLLETTERLCLLAAPTLERNEWLQAICHLAFPLQRIDRREPIGQEDSTSKQHGLPCMEENVLYSSAPSVTPKKDFVVTVRPTEASERCRLQGSYKLRAGESALELWSGREPGTVLYTWPYRFLRRFGRDKVTFSFEAGRRCVSGEGNFEFETRKGNEIFLALEDAISAQKNSASFGTSSQPTVVSSSLPLLENPYSRPHDSLPPPSSTIPPSRYPRAPEGEYAVPFDSVARSLLGNSSREAMPTPPHPPVDPLYDCIEERLPHHPDHIYDEPEGVAALSLYDSPQEPQGEAWRTQATADDGPTQPYQGGLGDFLGAALSGRSEGAEYDNVVLKRSPK; from the exons ATGGGTGAGGTGATAATAAAGCAAGGCTTCCTGTACTTTCAGCAGCAGCAGACTTTTGGGAAG AAGTGGCGGCGATTCTGGGCTGTGCTGTATGGAGAGTCCAGCTGTTCCTTGGCCCGGCTGGAGCTTCAGGAGGGCCCTGAGAAACCCCGCCGGGGGGAGGCTGCTCGTCGAGTCATCCGGCTCAGTGACTGTTTGCGGGCAGCTGAGGCTGGAGGGGAGGCTGGCAGCCCTAAGGATACCAGTCCCTTCCTGTTGGAGACCACTGAGCGCTTATGCCTTCTAGCTGCCCCCACCCTAGAGCGCAATGAATGGCTCCAGGCCATTTGTCACCTGGCTTTTCCG TTGCAGAGAATAGATCGGAGGGAGCCAATAGggcaggaagactcaacttcaaaGCAGCATGGTTTGCCATGCATGGAAGAGAATGTCCTGTATAGCAGTGCACCCTCAG tGACCCCAAAGAAGGATTTTGTTGTGACTGTGAGACCCACAGAAGCAAGTGAGCGGTGTCGGCTTCAGGGGTCTTATAAACTTCGGGCAGGAGAGAGCGCTTTAGAGCTTTGGAGTGGCCGtgaaccaggcactgtactatatACTTGGCCCTACAGATTCCTTCGACGATTTGGGAGGGATAAG GTCACGTTTTCCTTTGAGGCAGGCCGGCGTTGTGTCTCAGGAGAAGGGAACTTTGAGTTTGAAACCCGTAAGGGCAATGAAATCTTTCTGGCTCTGGAGGATGCTATTTCTGCCCAGAAGAATTCTGCCTCTTTTGGAACCTCTTCTCAACCAACTGTAGTATCATCATCCTTACCACtacttgaaaatccatattcccGGCCTCAtgactccctccccccaccatcctcAACCATTCCTCCTTCCCGTTATCCCAGAGCCCCAGAGGGTGAGTATGCTGTACCCTTTGATTCAGTGGCTAGGTCCCTGTTGGGGAATAGCTCCAGGGAAGCAATGcccacccctccccatccccctgtGGACCCACTCTATGACTGCATTGAGGAACGGTTGCCGCATCACCCTGATCACATCTATGATGAACCAGAGGGAGTGGCTGCCTTATCCTTGTATGACAGCCCCCAGGAACCCCAGGGTGAGGCCTGGAGGACACAGGCCACAGCTGATGATGGTCCCACACAACCCTATCAAGGTGGACTGGGTGACTTCTTGGGGGCTGCCCTGTCTGGCCGGTCTGAGGGAGCTGAGTATGACAATGTGGTCCTCAAAAGGAGCCCAAAGTGA